Proteins encoded in a region of the Corallococcus caeni genome:
- a CDS encoding ABC-F family ATP-binding cassette domain-containing protein: protein MIRLDNIGKQHGQQILFIEASAALHKGEKVGLVGPNGAGKTTLFRMMTGQEYPDEGQVSIDRGVTIGYFSQDVGEMDGRSAVSEVMDGAGPVSTVAAEMKDLEAAMGDPDQADNMEKLVERYGVVQGRFEELGGYALEGRAREILAGLGFSEEMMDGDVGKLSGGWKMRVALARILLMRPDAMFLDEPSNHLDLESLIWLEGFLKGYEGALLMTSHDREFMNRIVTKVVEIDGGSLTTYSGNYDFYEGQRAQNEAQQQAQYERQQAMLAKEIKFIERFKARASHAAQVQSRVKKLEKIEKVEPPKRRSTVLFEFQPPPRSGDDVVNLKNVSKGYGKRTIYDGLDFLVRRAERWCVMGVNGAGKSTLLKLVTGTTQPDEGTVALGGSVKMGYFAQHAMDLLDGEKTVFEQLSDSFPRAGQGSLRALAGCFGFSGDEVEKKCRVLSGGEKARLVMAQMLYDPPNFLVLDEPTNHLDMGTKEMLITALSRYEGTMLFVSHDRHFLGALSNRVLELTPDGIHKYGGGYTEYVARTGQEAPGLRS from the coding sequence ATGATCCGTCTCGACAACATTGGCAAGCAACACGGTCAGCAGATCCTCTTCATCGAGGCGTCGGCCGCGCTCCACAAGGGCGAAAAGGTGGGCCTGGTGGGCCCGAACGGCGCGGGCAAGACGACGCTGTTCCGGATGATGACCGGCCAGGAGTATCCGGACGAGGGACAGGTCTCCATCGACCGCGGCGTCACCATTGGCTACTTCAGCCAGGACGTCGGTGAGATGGACGGCCGCAGCGCGGTGTCCGAAGTGATGGACGGCGCGGGCCCGGTGAGCACCGTCGCGGCGGAGATGAAGGACCTGGAAGCCGCCATGGGGGACCCGGACCAGGCGGACAACATGGAGAAGCTCGTCGAGCGCTACGGCGTCGTGCAGGGGCGCTTCGAGGAGCTGGGCGGGTACGCGCTGGAGGGCCGCGCGCGCGAAATCCTCGCGGGCCTGGGCTTCAGCGAAGAGATGATGGACGGCGACGTGGGCAAGCTGTCCGGCGGCTGGAAGATGCGCGTGGCGCTCGCGCGCATCCTGCTGATGCGGCCGGACGCCATGTTCCTGGACGAGCCTTCCAACCACCTGGACCTGGAGTCGCTCATCTGGCTGGAGGGCTTCCTCAAGGGGTACGAGGGCGCGCTGCTGATGACGTCGCACGATCGCGAGTTCATGAACCGCATCGTGACGAAGGTGGTGGAGATCGACGGCGGTTCGCTGACGACGTACTCGGGCAACTACGACTTCTACGAGGGCCAGCGCGCGCAGAACGAGGCGCAGCAGCAGGCGCAGTACGAGCGTCAGCAGGCGATGCTCGCGAAGGAGATCAAGTTCATCGAGCGGTTCAAGGCCCGCGCGTCGCACGCCGCGCAGGTGCAGAGCCGGGTGAAGAAGCTGGAGAAGATTGAAAAGGTGGAGCCGCCCAAGCGCCGCTCCACGGTGCTCTTCGAGTTCCAGCCGCCGCCGCGTTCGGGTGACGACGTGGTGAACCTGAAGAACGTGAGCAAGGGCTACGGCAAGCGGACCATCTACGACGGTCTGGACTTCCTGGTGCGCCGCGCGGAGCGCTGGTGCGTGATGGGCGTGAACGGCGCGGGCAAGTCCACGTTGCTCAAGCTGGTGACGGGCACGACGCAGCCGGATGAAGGCACGGTGGCGCTGGGTGGCAGCGTGAAGATGGGCTACTTCGCGCAGCACGCGATGGACCTGCTGGACGGAGAGAAGACGGTCTTCGAGCAGCTGTCGGATTCGTTCCCGAGGGCGGGGCAGGGTTCGCTGAGGGCGCTGGCGGGCTGCTTCGGGTTCAGCGGCGACGAGGTGGAGAAGAAGTGCCGGGTGTTGTCGGGAGGAGAGAAGGCGCGTCTGGTGATGGCGCAGATGCTCTACGACCCGCCGAACTTCCTGGTGCTGGACGAGCCCACGAACCACCTGGACATGGGCACGAAGGAGATGCTGATCACGGCGCTGTCGCGCTACGAGGGCACGATGCTGTTCGTGTCCCACGACCGGCACTTCCTGGGAGCGCTGTCCAACCGCGTGCTGGAGCTGACGCCGGACGGCATCCACAAGTACGGCGGCGGCTACACGGAATACGTCGCGCGCACGGGCCAGGAAGCGCCGGGCCTGCGCAGCTGA
- a CDS encoding cupin domain-containing protein, giving the protein MPTLIPKPIRVTAVGNKPKLIDEYVGRVNSKTSNISVAHMRSPGGWEEPGQTPEFREITLVLAGTLRVEHKGGVMDVHAGQTVVCEPGEWVRYSTPEEEGAEYVAICTPAFSPGTVHRDA; this is encoded by the coding sequence ATGCCCACGCTCATCCCGAAGCCCATCCGTGTGACGGCGGTGGGCAACAAGCCGAAGCTCATCGACGAGTACGTGGGGCGGGTGAACTCCAAGACGTCGAACATCAGCGTGGCCCACATGCGCAGCCCGGGCGGGTGGGAGGAGCCGGGCCAGACGCCCGAGTTCCGTGAAATCACCCTGGTGCTCGCGGGCACGCTGCGGGTGGAGCACAAGGGCGGGGTGATGGACGTGCACGCCGGCCAGACGGTGGTGTGCGAGCCCGGCGAGTGGGTCCGCTACAGCACCCCCGAGGAGGAGGGCGCGGAGTACGTGGCCATCTGCACCCCGGCGTTCTCTCCGGGCACGGTGCACCGGGACGCCTGA
- a CDS encoding phenylalanine--tRNA ligase beta subunit-related protein, producing MLTVDNHPLLDLVAFTSSFPAPLGDLPAPDWLQALLKPGATAPVQSDDAVRGAVRDLLRHGGYKPTGRGKPASEYLVRASGDGTLGTINAAVDACNAVSLHSGLPISVVDLDRAQAPFRVSTAIQGDHYVFNASGQTIDLEGLLCLFDAQGPCANAVKDAQRTKTDATTRRTLTLLWGTKELKGHAERAFTWYRELLERLGATVEPVR from the coding sequence GTGCTGACCGTCGACAACCATCCCCTCCTCGACCTCGTCGCCTTCACCTCCTCCTTCCCTGCTCCCCTGGGGGACCTGCCCGCGCCCGACTGGCTGCAGGCCCTGCTGAAGCCCGGCGCCACCGCGCCCGTCCAGAGCGACGACGCCGTGCGGGGCGCCGTGCGAGACCTGCTCCGCCACGGCGGCTACAAGCCCACGGGCCGGGGCAAGCCCGCGTCCGAGTACCTGGTGCGCGCCTCCGGCGACGGCACCCTGGGCACCATCAACGCCGCGGTGGACGCGTGCAACGCCGTGTCGCTGCACAGCGGCCTGCCCATCAGCGTCGTGGACCTGGACCGCGCGCAGGCGCCGTTCCGCGTCTCCACCGCCATCCAGGGCGACCACTACGTCTTCAACGCGTCGGGGCAGACCATCGACCTGGAGGGCCTGCTGTGCCTCTTCGACGCGCAGGGCCCGTGCGCCAACGCGGTGAAGGACGCCCAGCGCACCAAGACGGACGCCACCACGCGCCGCACCCTCACGCTGCTGTGGGGCACCAAGGAGCTGAAGGGCCACGCCGAGCGCGCCTTCACCTGGTACCGCGAGCTGCTGGAGCGCCTGGGCGCCACCGTCGAGCCCGTGCGCTGA
- a CDS encoding gluconokinase, translated as MVVIVMGVSGTGKSTVGRALADRLGWTFVDADDLHSVENRRKMASGTALTDVDRQPWLELLRARMEKALEQHEDLVLAFSGLKELYRARLTVDAERERWVYLHAPAAVIRERLQKRLGHFMPASLLASQLETLEVPRDAFTVDVTPPPDRVVARILEGLDLKPR; from the coding sequence ATGGTGGTCATCGTGATGGGCGTCTCAGGCACCGGGAAGTCCACGGTGGGCCGGGCGCTCGCGGACCGGCTGGGGTGGACGTTCGTGGACGCGGACGACCTGCACTCGGTGGAGAACCGCCGGAAGATGGCCTCGGGCACGGCGCTGACGGACGTGGACCGGCAGCCCTGGCTGGAGCTGTTGCGCGCGCGGATGGAGAAGGCGCTGGAGCAGCACGAGGACCTGGTGCTGGCGTTCTCCGGCCTCAAGGAGCTCTACCGCGCCAGGCTCACCGTGGACGCCGAGCGCGAGCGCTGGGTGTACCTGCACGCGCCCGCGGCCGTCATCCGCGAGCGGCTCCAGAAGCGCCTGGGGCACTTCATGCCGGCGTCGCTGCTGGCCAGTCAGCTGGAGACGCTGGAGGTGCCCCGGGACGCCTTCACCGTGGACGTGACGCCGCCGCCGGACCGGGTGGTGGCGCGCATCCTGGAAGGGCTGGACTTGAAGCCCCGCTAG
- a CDS encoding neutral/alkaline ceramidase, producing the protein MRKPTARLAPVLGLLLGSVLALGPGAPPRLSTASAARAPVAAPVAAPAEAAGNSCAGSSNFLLGAARSDITGPAAEVGMMGYGQVGQKTEGIHLRLYSRAFVIASPCNGRRVAFVSADLGMVFQAVKQQVVERLRAKLGDTFSDDNVLLSATHTHSGPGGFSHYTLYNLTSLGFVPQNFEAIVSGITDSIVRANARLAEGSLRLASGDLRGASANRSPEAYLRNPESERVRYSDNVDTRMTLLRMTGADGRELGLVNWFAVHATSFGNTNHYISGDNKGLAAHAFEVGQGGLTPGGPDTFVAAFANSNEGDVTPNILGGTNGGGANDFEDAALSAKKQYDFAAHLWATAAMPVMGGVDYRHTYVKMDAVDVAPAYADGSAHRTCPAAIGLSMIAGAEDGPGFGSEGATCESVHDVWNQFSCAAVTTPCQGEKPIVLEMGSMKPYPWSPEVLPLQLVTVGPLALVAVPFELTTMAGRRLRDTVRAQLQGTGVTDVVIAGPANAYSGYVATREEYARQDYEGASTHFGPWTLAALQQSFAGLAGSLREGAAVAPGPTPRDLRKAVVGLQPGVVFDDKLLWVDFGAVAQEAKASYARGDTASVTFWGGHPRNDLKLGGTYLRVQRRQADGTWRDVAHDGEGGALYHWQREYCVPTLACSHVRIDWPIPLDTPPGTYRLVHEGNWKSGWDGRVHPYSGNSRPFTVR; encoded by the coding sequence ATGCGAAAGCCGACCGCTCGCCTCGCCCCCGTGCTCGGGCTGCTGCTGGGCAGCGTGCTGGCGCTGGGGCCGGGCGCTCCCCCGCGCCTGTCCACCGCGAGCGCGGCCCGAGCTCCGGTGGCCGCTCCGGTGGCCGCTCCGGCGGAGGCGGCGGGCAATTCGTGCGCGGGCTCCTCGAACTTCCTGCTCGGCGCGGCGCGCTCGGACATCACCGGCCCCGCGGCGGAGGTGGGGATGATGGGCTACGGGCAGGTGGGCCAGAAGACGGAGGGCATCCACCTGCGGCTGTACTCGCGCGCGTTCGTCATCGCCTCGCCGTGCAACGGCCGGCGCGTGGCCTTCGTCAGCGCGGACCTGGGCATGGTGTTCCAGGCGGTGAAGCAGCAGGTGGTGGAGCGGCTGCGCGCGAAGCTGGGCGACACGTTCTCCGACGACAACGTGCTGCTCAGCGCCACGCACACGCACTCCGGGCCGGGCGGCTTCAGCCACTACACGCTCTACAACCTGACCAGCCTCGGCTTCGTGCCCCAGAACTTCGAGGCCATCGTCTCCGGCATCACGGACTCCATCGTGCGCGCGAACGCGCGGCTGGCCGAGGGCTCGCTGCGGCTGGCGTCGGGCGACCTGCGCGGCGCCAGCGCCAACCGCTCACCGGAGGCCTACCTGCGCAACCCCGAGTCCGAGCGCGTCCGCTATTCCGACAACGTGGACACCCGCATGACGCTGCTGCGGATGACGGGCGCGGACGGGCGCGAGCTGGGGCTCGTCAACTGGTTCGCGGTGCACGCCACGTCCTTCGGCAACACGAACCACTACATCAGCGGCGACAACAAGGGGCTCGCGGCGCACGCGTTCGAGGTGGGGCAGGGCGGGCTGACGCCCGGAGGCCCTGACACCTTCGTCGCGGCCTTCGCCAACTCGAACGAAGGGGACGTCACGCCCAACATCCTGGGCGGCACGAACGGCGGCGGGGCGAACGACTTCGAGGACGCGGCCCTGTCCGCGAAGAAGCAGTACGACTTCGCCGCCCACCTGTGGGCCACCGCCGCCATGCCCGTGATGGGCGGCGTGGACTACCGGCACACCTACGTGAAGATGGACGCGGTGGACGTCGCGCCCGCGTACGCGGACGGCAGCGCGCACCGCACCTGTCCGGCGGCCATCGGCCTGTCGATGATCGCGGGCGCGGAGGACGGGCCCGGCTTCGGTTCGGAAGGGGCCACGTGCGAGTCCGTGCACGACGTGTGGAACCAGTTCTCCTGCGCCGCCGTCACCACGCCCTGCCAGGGGGAGAAGCCCATCGTCCTGGAGATGGGCTCCATGAAGCCCTACCCGTGGTCGCCGGAGGTGCTGCCGCTGCAGCTGGTGACGGTGGGGCCGCTGGCGCTGGTGGCGGTGCCCTTCGAGCTGACCACCATGGCGGGCCGGCGGCTGCGCGACACGGTGCGCGCGCAGCTGCAGGGCACGGGCGTGACGGACGTGGTCATCGCGGGGCCGGCCAATGCCTACTCGGGCTACGTGGCCACGCGCGAGGAGTACGCGCGCCAGGACTACGAGGGCGCGTCCACGCACTTTGGCCCGTGGACGCTGGCGGCGCTGCAGCAGTCCTTCGCGGGGCTCGCGGGCAGCTTGCGTGAAGGGGCGGCTGTTGCGCCCGGGCCCACGCCGCGCGACCTGCGCAAGGCGGTGGTGGGCCTGCAGCCCGGCGTGGTGTTCGACGACAAGCTGCTCTGGGTGGACTTCGGCGCCGTCGCGCAGGAGGCAAAGGCGTCGTACGCGCGGGGAGACACGGCGAGCGTCACCTTCTGGGGCGGCCATCCGCGCAACGACCTGAAGCTGGGCGGCACCTACCTGCGCGTGCAGCGGCGGCAGGCGGACGGCACGTGGCGGGACGTGGCGCACGACGGGGAGGGCGGCGCGCTGTACCACTGGCAGCGCGAGTACTGCGTGCCCACGCTCGCGTGCTCGCACGTGAGAATCGACTGGCCCATCCCGCTGGACACGCCGCCGGGCACCTACCGGCTGGTGCACGAGGGCAACTGGAAGTCCGGCTGGGACGGGCGCGTGCACCCGTACTCGGGGAACTCGCGCCCGTTCACCGTGCGGTAG
- a CDS encoding ATP-binding protein, whose translation MAESVSFVLKEAAVSQEQRETGSAAAPGQSSVASDLVDTRRFLRAGSLLREVLFELDAAGRLILASPAWERLVGAPVHAWTGRALVELFHPEDRDQARALLRTASSRTDVPTRLELRMASGGIQPRWVELSATGDPEHLGGVLGTLVDVTPRRLAEEAAATRERYLGAMVEVQRRLLAPEAASDLYNSILEPLGRVAGASRAYVFEFHRDATGRMLQSQRAEWCAPGVSRELDNPDTQAWPVDQAFELHQLEQLHRGEAVQGKPEDFGADNARVLLGQGIRSLLVLPLVVHGEPFGFIGFDNCDDARPWSHVEVKLLSGAAGALSLALEQYTTDALRMRTETALRRTEAGFHLLIEGFPDPVVVHTTDGMLLSVNPAMANYLGYQDPAELLGRHLLGLVRREDQEVARRHLEEAQDGALAARSHEVPLVRRDGQVVSADLVTLGVLFDGVPARVTVARDFTERKHMQAQLMLGDRLASMGMLAAGIAHELNNPLSYVLSNLEFLHRALGPMPRPLGAEELLEYQQVLDDAREGSERMRQIVRQLKVFSRVDDAHEEAVDVHRVLDSVAQMAASEIRPRARLVKQYGSVPTVRANEGKLFQVFLNLVINAAQAIPEGFTDEHEIRLITRVDDDGRVVVDVRDTGRGIAPELLRRIFDPFFTTKAPGQGTGLGLSICDTIVRALGGSIAAESTPGHGATFRVTLHAAARAARVA comes from the coding sequence ATGGCTGAGTCCGTTTCATTCGTGCTGAAGGAGGCCGCGGTGTCGCAGGAGCAACGCGAGACGGGGAGCGCCGCCGCGCCGGGGCAGTCATCCGTGGCGAGCGACCTCGTGGACACCCGTCGCTTCCTGCGTGCCGGGTCGCTCCTGCGCGAGGTGCTCTTCGAACTGGACGCCGCGGGCCGGCTCATCCTGGCGAGCCCCGCCTGGGAGCGCCTGGTCGGCGCGCCCGTGCACGCGTGGACGGGCCGCGCGCTGGTGGAGCTGTTCCATCCGGAGGACCGGGACCAGGCGCGCGCGCTCTTGCGCACGGCGAGCTCGCGCACGGACGTGCCCACGCGGCTGGAGCTGCGCATGGCCTCCGGCGGCATCCAGCCCCGTTGGGTGGAACTGTCCGCGACGGGAGACCCGGAGCACCTGGGCGGCGTGCTGGGCACGCTGGTGGACGTCACCCCGCGGAGGCTGGCGGAGGAGGCCGCCGCCACGCGCGAGCGCTACCTGGGCGCGATGGTGGAGGTGCAGCGGCGCCTGCTCGCGCCGGAGGCCGCCTCGGACCTGTACAACTCCATCCTGGAGCCGCTGGGCCGCGTCGCGGGCGCCAGCCGCGCCTACGTCTTCGAGTTCCACCGCGACGCCACCGGGCGGATGCTCCAGTCCCAGCGCGCGGAGTGGTGCGCGCCCGGTGTCTCACGCGAGCTGGACAACCCGGACACGCAGGCGTGGCCGGTGGATCAGGCCTTCGAGCTGCACCAGCTGGAGCAGCTGCACCGGGGCGAGGCCGTGCAGGGCAAGCCGGAGGACTTCGGCGCGGACAACGCGCGGGTGCTGCTGGGGCAGGGCATCCGCTCGCTGCTGGTGCTGCCCCTGGTGGTGCACGGGGAGCCGTTCGGCTTCATCGGCTTCGACAACTGCGACGACGCGCGGCCCTGGTCGCACGTGGAGGTGAAGCTGTTGTCCGGCGCGGCCGGCGCGCTGTCGCTGGCGCTGGAGCAATACACGACGGACGCGCTGCGCATGCGCACGGAGACGGCGCTGCGCCGCACGGAGGCGGGCTTCCACCTGCTCATCGAAGGGTTCCCGGACCCGGTGGTGGTGCACACGACGGACGGCATGCTCCTGTCGGTGAACCCGGCCATGGCCAACTATCTGGGCTACCAGGACCCGGCGGAGCTGCTGGGCCGGCACCTGCTGGGCCTGGTGCGGCGCGAGGACCAGGAGGTGGCGCGCCGCCACCTGGAGGAGGCGCAGGACGGGGCGCTGGCGGCCCGCTCGCATGAAGTGCCGCTGGTGCGCCGCGACGGGCAGGTGGTGAGCGCGGACCTGGTGACGCTGGGCGTGCTCTTCGATGGCGTGCCCGCGCGCGTGACGGTGGCGCGCGACTTCACCGAGCGCAAGCACATGCAGGCGCAGCTCATGCTGGGGGACCGGCTGGCCTCCATGGGCATGCTGGCCGCGGGCATCGCGCACGAGCTGAACAACCCGCTGTCCTACGTGCTCTCCAACCTGGAGTTCCTGCACCGCGCGCTGGGCCCCATGCCCCGGCCCCTGGGCGCCGAGGAGCTGCTGGAGTACCAGCAGGTGCTGGACGACGCGCGCGAGGGCTCCGAGCGGATGCGCCAGATCGTCCGCCAGCTCAAGGTCTTCTCCCGCGTGGACGACGCGCACGAGGAGGCGGTGGACGTGCACCGCGTGCTGGACTCCGTCGCGCAGATGGCGGCCAGTGAGATCCGCCCGCGCGCCCGGCTGGTGAAGCAGTACGGCTCCGTGCCGACGGTGCGCGCCAACGAGGGCAAGCTGTTCCAGGTGTTCCTCAACCTGGTCATCAACGCCGCGCAGGCGATTCCGGAGGGCTTCACGGACGAGCACGAGATCCGCCTCATCACCCGCGTGGACGACGACGGCCGGGTGGTGGTGGACGTGCGCGACACGGGCCGGGGCATCGCGCCGGAGCTCTTGCGCCGCATCTTCGACCCCTTCTTCACCACCAAGGCGCCGGGCCAGGGCACCGGCCTGGGCTTGTCCATCTGCGACACCATCGTGCGCGCGCTGGGCGGCAGCATCGCCGCGGAGTCCACGCCCGGCCACGGCGCCACCTTCCGCGTCACCCTGCACGCCGCCGCGCGCGCCGCGCGCGTGGCCTGA
- a CDS encoding acyltransferase: MDLEAQRREQHKLRLSWMPWLYFSLKPRHREWAEAWQREVQDRLRALETVEIAEGCFIAPEARIFAEPGRTVRIGPGCSIGADAFVHGPVVLGPRVSLNARVSLDGGACGIRVGEGSRIATGATLYAFDHGLAPDRPVREQPVTSKGIMIGQDVWVGANAGITDGVTVGDHAVVGMGAVVTRDVPAWAIVGGVPARLLGDRRQRPRSGIPGGWEPPDSEGNP, encoded by the coding sequence GTGGACCTGGAAGCGCAACGCCGTGAACAGCACAAGCTGCGGCTGTCTTGGATGCCGTGGCTCTACTTCAGCCTCAAGCCGCGCCACCGCGAATGGGCGGAGGCCTGGCAGCGCGAGGTGCAGGACCGCCTGCGCGCGCTGGAGACAGTTGAAATCGCGGAGGGATGTTTCATCGCCCCGGAGGCGCGCATCTTCGCGGAGCCCGGCCGCACGGTGCGCATCGGGCCGGGGTGCAGCATCGGCGCGGACGCCTTCGTGCACGGGCCGGTGGTGCTGGGGCCGCGCGTCAGCCTCAACGCGCGCGTCAGCCTGGACGGCGGCGCGTGCGGCATCCGCGTCGGCGAGGGCAGCCGCATCGCCACCGGCGCCACGCTCTACGCCTTCGACCACGGGCTCGCGCCGGACCGCCCCGTGCGTGAACAGCCCGTCACGTCGAAGGGAATCATGATCGGCCAGGACGTCTGGGTGGGCGCCAACGCGGGCATCACCGACGGCGTCACCGTGGGCGACCACGCGGTGGTGGGCATGGGCGCCGTCGTCACGCGCGACGTGCCTGCGTGGGCCATCGTCGGTGGCGTGCCTGCCCGCCTGCTCGGGGACCGCCGGCAACGCCCGCGTTCCGGAATTCCCGGGGGCTGGGAGCCTCCCGACTCCGAGGGAAACCCTTGA
- a CDS encoding histone deacetylase family protein encodes MIHAWLWRLGLGRGRVHVFYDESYRLPLSGIESAVGIEPRGTDFTTWYLLESGVVRAADVRHPVPVSYAQLARVHDARYLESLSDPATLARIYATDPSEVPVDALLDSVRLVCGGTLGAARLALARQGPVVNMAGGFHHARPDKGGGFCTVNDIAVAVADLRASGFDGSVAVLDLDAHPPDGTAACLAGQPKTWIGSVSGSDWGLLPPGVDETRVPDGCDDVTYVQKVKDLLSRMPASDITFIIAGGDVLAGDRFGRVGITLQGARKRDVAIAAALRGRASVWLPGGGYHPESWKLFAGTVLVLAGLGHQRITARYDPLSARFQRIAHLLVPEKANTAGTTPDWEPFSLEDLEGPLRLGPEVQPRVLGHYTAQGIEYALFRYGLLSYVERLGYSRLRVQVSSTGGTGDRIMVLGHAGGREHLLSDSVLERKVLQGETFLFANWLSLRHPRARFSDRRPQLPGQEVPGLGLSRETTELLLAMAQRLGLAGVAFRPMWYHLAVVARGRFHFSTPERQGRFEALMRDLSALSLVEATRAVAEGRVRLDGQPYPWEPDDMLCRLTPVPLDAEAVATERERCRFTVEPVPEPASG; translated from the coding sequence ATGATCCACGCGTGGCTGTGGCGGCTGGGCCTGGGACGCGGCCGGGTGCACGTCTTCTACGACGAGTCCTACCGCCTGCCCCTCTCCGGCATCGAGTCCGCCGTGGGCATCGAGCCGCGCGGCACCGACTTCACCACCTGGTACCTGCTGGAGTCCGGCGTGGTGCGCGCCGCGGACGTCCGGCACCCGGTGCCCGTCTCCTACGCCCAGCTCGCGCGCGTGCACGACGCCCGCTACCTGGAGTCCCTCTCCGACCCCGCGACGCTCGCGCGCATCTACGCCACCGACCCGTCGGAGGTCCCCGTGGACGCGCTGCTGGACAGCGTGCGGCTCGTGTGTGGCGGCACGCTGGGCGCGGCCCGGCTGGCGCTCGCGCGGCAGGGGCCCGTGGTCAACATGGCGGGCGGCTTCCACCACGCGCGCCCGGACAAGGGCGGCGGCTTCTGCACCGTCAACGACATCGCCGTGGCCGTGGCGGACCTGCGCGCCTCCGGCTTCGACGGCTCGGTGGCCGTGCTGGACCTGGACGCGCACCCGCCGGACGGCACCGCCGCGTGCCTCGCCGGCCAGCCGAAGACGTGGATCGGCTCCGTGTCCGGCAGCGACTGGGGCCTGCTGCCCCCCGGCGTGGACGAGACGCGCGTGCCCGACGGCTGCGACGACGTCACCTACGTGCAGAAGGTGAAGGACCTGCTGTCGCGCATGCCCGCGTCGGACATCACCTTCATCATCGCGGGCGGGGACGTGCTGGCCGGGGACCGCTTCGGGCGCGTGGGCATCACGCTCCAGGGCGCGCGCAAACGCGACGTGGCCATCGCCGCCGCGCTGCGGGGACGGGCCAGCGTGTGGCTGCCCGGCGGCGGCTACCACCCGGAGTCCTGGAAGCTGTTCGCGGGCACCGTGCTGGTGCTCGCGGGCCTGGGCCACCAGCGCATCACCGCGCGCTACGACCCGTTGAGCGCGCGCTTCCAGCGCATCGCGCACCTGCTGGTGCCGGAGAAGGCGAACACCGCCGGGACGACGCCGGACTGGGAGCCCTTCTCGCTGGAGGACCTGGAGGGCCCGCTGCGGCTGGGGCCGGAGGTGCAGCCGCGCGTGCTGGGCCACTACACCGCGCAGGGCATCGAGTACGCCCTCTTCCGCTACGGCCTGCTGTCGTACGTGGAGCGCCTGGGCTACAGCCGCCTGCGCGTGCAGGTGTCCTCCACCGGCGGCACCGGCGACCGCATCATGGTGCTGGGCCACGCGGGCGGCCGCGAACACCTGCTGTCGGACTCCGTGCTGGAGAGGAAGGTCCTCCAGGGGGAGACCTTCCTCTTCGCCAACTGGCTGTCCCTGCGCCACCCGCGCGCGCGCTTCAGCGACCGGCGCCCGCAGCTGCCCGGCCAGGAGGTGCCCGGCCTGGGCCTGTCGCGTGAGACGACGGAGCTGCTGCTCGCCATGGCCCAGCGCCTGGGGCTGGCCGGCGTGGCCTTCCGGCCCATGTGGTACCACCTGGCCGTCGTCGCGCGCGGCCGCTTCCACTTCTCCACCCCGGAGCGCCAGGGCCGCTTCGAGGCGCTGATGCGCGACCTGTCCGCGCTGTCGCTCGTGGAGGCCACGCGCGCCGTGGCCGAAGGGCGCGTGCGCCTGGACGGCCAGCCGTACCCGTGGGAGCCGGACGACATGCTCTGCCGCCTGACGCCCGTGCCCCTGGACGCGGAGGCCGTGGCGACGGAGCGCGAGCGCTGCCGCTTCACCGTGGAGCCCGTGCCGGAGCCCGCCTCCGGCTGA
- a CDS encoding phosphatase PAP2 family protein produces MSRGPWRWVSGWDVMVTRPLGLLLLVVACVLGFVALSDEVHEGDTQDIDERIVRSLRRPEDPAMPRGPWWLAETARDVTSLGGFPVLSILTVAVCGFLVVARRYRTSLFVLSSIVGGWMLNALLKNLFHRPRPSVVPHLTETLSTSFPSGHAMLSAITYLTLGALLAQFAEHRRVKVYLLTVALVLSVLVGCTRVYLGVHYPTDVLGGWVAGLAWALFVTVAARTVRRRSPALREEAHRPVE; encoded by the coding sequence ATGTCACGAGGGCCTTGGCGGTGGGTGTCGGGTTGGGACGTGATGGTGACGCGGCCCCTGGGGCTGCTGTTGCTCGTGGTCGCGTGCGTCCTGGGGTTCGTCGCCCTGTCGGACGAGGTGCATGAAGGCGACACGCAGGACATCGACGAGCGCATCGTCCGCTCCCTGCGCCGTCCGGAGGATCCCGCGATGCCCCGGGGGCCCTGGTGGCTCGCGGAGACCGCGCGCGACGTGACGTCCCTGGGCGGCTTTCCCGTCCTGTCCATCCTCACCGTGGCCGTGTGCGGCTTCCTGGTCGTGGCCCGCCGCTACCGCACCAGCCTCTTCGTCCTGTCCTCCATCGTCGGTGGATGGATGCTCAACGCGCTGCTCAAGAACCTGTTCCACCGCCCGCGCCCCTCGGTGGTCCCCCACCTCACGGAGACCCTGTCCACCAGCTTCCCCAGCGGCCACGCGATGCTGTCCGCCATCACCTATCTCACGCTGGGCGCGCTGCTGGCCCAGTTCGCGGAACACCGGCGCGTGAAGGTCTACCTCCTCACCGTGGCCCTGGTCCTGTCCGTCCTCGTGGGCTGCACCCGCGTGTACCTGGGCGTGCACTACCCCACGGACGTGCTCGGCGGCTGGGTGGCCGGGCTCGCGTGGGCCCTGTTCGTCACCGTCGCCGCCCGCACCGTGCGCCGCCGCAGCCCCGCCCTGCGCGAGGAGGCCCACCGCCCCGTGGAATGA